In Myxococcus guangdongensis, the following proteins share a genomic window:
- a CDS encoding FHA domain-containing protein, which translates to MATLVVRLPDGTENEHEVVGELKLGRQAGCDILLTEGGVSRTHARVFTEAGTVFIEDLGSANGTFVNGEAIAEPTALTPQSEVVLGDYTLSLKAAPSRASGPRRAAKAAGSEPPMPVGGEGGGARATRALPSVKSKPAGAPPPGGALAKRPKPAGGPAGGGASGPLLRGTVGPWAGKTYPLKGKVLVGRLPPAAIILEDDSVSRKHAELEASSRGVLVRDLGSANGTLLNGDPLGPEPVELQPGDQLQFGVIELTFEAPQEEAAAVPSRRGAGAPPPSRRRDAGNGGADPEAARRKKLFVAGGGLVAVLLVAGVVKVMLPSTPSDTNRPMGPGVQVDPAQQISDLLSECRSFASSELGAPNWVKAEQICSQVLDLDPINTDANTLIRRIKLEKEAYENFSAGEKLVQRLKPEEALASFRKIPRESEYFRRARSKASEAAEQVTKRALDDCKRYLNNSQWSAAVPRCQTYMAVWCQNQPREDLQPPLGYTLKLDGRLRRNEWRPKDPLFVKFLISRLKLDPNSIPWTCPVAEVLNQENLPTDPKTVVLESVKQRYPNKLMQAAMMDYWSGRGSEALATLQKLRANYESSALHGAADEMMKTMSTVDQLFKGGQSYLAADDPEKASEPLREALEVDKSLMLDLAESKPSFYRRSILQDMADKAYQRGRHWADREDNRRACRVWKLGFSFYAGNADLNKAAGFCSTLALNTFRGAGGCPDLAAVLDLAVKGDGVEEMVVAKKKEWSCN; encoded by the coding sequence ATGGCTACATTGGTCGTCCGTCTGCCCGACGGCACGGAGAACGAGCACGAAGTCGTCGGCGAGCTGAAGCTGGGTCGTCAGGCGGGCTGTGACATCCTGCTCACCGAGGGAGGCGTGTCGCGCACGCACGCGCGCGTCTTCACCGAGGCGGGTACGGTCTTCATCGAGGATTTGGGGAGCGCCAACGGCACCTTCGTGAACGGCGAAGCCATCGCCGAGCCCACGGCCCTCACTCCTCAGTCCGAGGTGGTGCTCGGTGACTACACGCTGAGCCTCAAGGCCGCGCCCAGCCGCGCGTCCGGCCCCCGGCGCGCCGCGAAGGCCGCCGGCTCCGAGCCGCCCATGCCCGTGGGCGGCGAGGGCGGTGGTGCGCGCGCCACGCGGGCCCTGCCGAGCGTCAAGTCGAAGCCCGCGGGCGCTCCTCCTCCGGGTGGGGCGCTGGCGAAGCGTCCGAAGCCGGCGGGCGGGCCCGCGGGAGGTGGCGCGAGCGGTCCGCTGCTGCGGGGCACCGTGGGGCCCTGGGCGGGCAAGACGTATCCGCTCAAGGGCAAGGTGCTGGTGGGCCGGCTTCCTCCGGCGGCCATCATCCTGGAGGACGACTCGGTCAGCCGGAAGCACGCGGAGCTCGAGGCTTCCAGCCGGGGCGTCCTGGTGAGGGATCTGGGCAGCGCCAACGGCACGTTGCTCAACGGAGACCCGCTGGGCCCGGAGCCCGTGGAGCTCCAGCCCGGAGACCAGCTCCAGTTCGGCGTCATCGAGCTGACCTTCGAGGCGCCGCAGGAAGAGGCGGCGGCGGTGCCCTCCCGGCGTGGCGCGGGCGCGCCTCCGCCCAGTCGGCGTCGAGACGCTGGCAACGGCGGTGCAGACCCGGAGGCCGCGCGGCGCAAGAAGCTGTTCGTGGCGGGCGGTGGCCTGGTGGCGGTGCTGCTCGTGGCCGGCGTGGTGAAGGTGATGCTGCCCTCCACGCCTTCGGACACGAACCGCCCCATGGGGCCGGGCGTGCAGGTGGACCCCGCGCAACAGATCTCGGACCTGCTCAGCGAGTGTCGCTCCTTCGCGTCCAGCGAGCTGGGCGCTCCCAATTGGGTGAAGGCCGAGCAGATCTGCTCCCAGGTGCTGGACCTGGACCCCATCAACACGGACGCCAACACCCTCATCCGCCGCATCAAGCTGGAGAAGGAGGCGTACGAGAACTTCTCCGCGGGCGAGAAGCTGGTGCAGCGCCTCAAGCCCGAGGAGGCCCTGGCGTCGTTCCGCAAGATTCCGCGCGAGAGCGAGTACTTCCGCCGCGCTCGCTCCAAGGCGAGCGAGGCGGCCGAGCAGGTGACGAAGCGCGCGCTGGATGACTGCAAGCGCTACCTGAACAACTCGCAGTGGAGCGCCGCGGTGCCGCGCTGCCAGACGTACATGGCGGTGTGGTGCCAGAACCAGCCGCGCGAGGACCTGCAGCCGCCCCTGGGCTACACGCTCAAGCTGGACGGGCGCCTGCGCCGCAACGAGTGGCGGCCGAAGGACCCGCTGTTCGTGAAGTTCCTCATCTCGCGCCTGAAGCTGGACCCGAACTCCATCCCCTGGACGTGCCCGGTGGCCGAGGTGCTCAACCAGGAGAACCTGCCCACGGACCCGAAGACGGTGGTGCTCGAGTCGGTGAAGCAGCGCTACCCGAACAAGCTGATGCAGGCGGCGATGATGGACTACTGGTCCGGCCGCGGCAGCGAGGCCCTGGCCACGCTGCAGAAGCTGCGCGCCAACTACGAGTCCTCGGCGCTGCACGGGGCCGCGGACGAGATGATGAAGACCATGTCCACGGTGGATCAGCTCTTCAAGGGTGGCCAGAGCTACCTGGCCGCGGATGACCCGGAGAAGGCGTCGGAGCCGCTGCGCGAGGCGCTGGAGGTGGACAAGTCGCTGATGCTCGACCTGGCCGAGTCCAAGCCGTCGTTCTACCGGCGCAGCATCCTCCAGGACATGGCGGACAAGGCCTACCAGCGTGGCAGGCATTGGGCGGACCGCGAGGACAACCGCCGCGCGTGCCGCGTGTGGAAGCTGGGCTTCAGCTTCTACGCGGGCAACGCGGACCTCAACAAGGCGGCGGGCTTCTGCTCGACGCTGGCGCTCAACACCTTCCGTGGGGCCGGCGGCTGTCCGGACCTGGCGGCGGTGCTGGACCTGGCCGTCAAGGGTGACGGCGTGGAGGAGATGGTCGTCGCGAAGAAGAAGGAGTGGAGCTGCAACTAG
- the polA gene encoding DNA polymerase I: MADTSPPRSAPTLVLIDASGFIFRAYHAIPPLTTSKGVPTNAVLGFTRMVLKSLRDLKPTHVALAFDKESRVERQKIDPTYKANREGPPEDLVPQFALIRRVVEALNLPILEMPGWEADDVIGTLAQKAKAEGFCVQVVTGDKDFIQIVDEDVRLFDPMKDVHTLPADVKERLGIEPKQMRDYLALIGDAVDNVAKVPGIGPKTATELIQQFGDVDTLLSRLDEVKKPKVRENLASHRESLLRARQLVSFKTDLPLDVRVAELTRKELDATRARELFTELEFYALLKELPQAGQGGPPGASEPAKEKPAPLPTTTTLVTTDEELKALAQAVRAAGSVSLVPAYEGLPFAAKLVGLGVALPDASTRYVPLRHDVLGATQVRPDAFAAAFKAVLEDAAVKKGGHDLKALTLVLANEGIDLTGAHDDVELLSYLLNPSRREHALADLARERLVTELPALPPAAEGRRGKKDRALADHSPEELALGFAVRAEAARRLAPELWKELDEAKLSELAQKLELPLLPILARMERRGVSLDTQELARISVKVDAAVESQVKEVYKHAGREFNIGSNPQLVQVLFTELKLPIIKRGKTGPSADQEVLEKLAEEHPLPNAIIEYRSLSKLKSTYLDTLPTLVAADGRIHTTYHQAATATGRLSSTDPNLQNIPVRTELGREIRRAFVAAPGHQLVSADYSQVELRLLAHIAEDAVLVEAFRNDEDVHSRTAAEVFGVAPDQVDREQRRVAKMVNFGIAYGLSPHGLSTRLGIPQETARDIIERYFIRYAGIRRYLDETVNTARKTGYVETLYGRRRYMADLNSKNRGVAQAAERAAINMPIQGTAADLIKKAMLVVDEELRAQKLSTVLLLQVHDELLLEAPDAEVEQVKALVARGMAGVASLKVPLKVDVGAGRSWADAH; this comes from the coding sequence ATGGCCGACACCAGCCCTCCGCGCTCCGCGCCCACCCTGGTCCTCATCGACGCGTCCGGCTTCATCTTCCGCGCCTACCACGCGATTCCGCCGCTCACGACGAGCAAGGGCGTGCCCACCAACGCCGTGCTCGGCTTCACGCGCATGGTGCTCAAGTCCCTGCGGGACTTGAAGCCCACCCACGTCGCGCTCGCCTTCGACAAGGAGAGCCGCGTGGAGCGCCAGAAGATCGACCCCACGTACAAGGCGAACCGCGAAGGGCCTCCCGAGGACCTGGTGCCGCAGTTCGCGCTCATCCGCCGCGTGGTGGAGGCGCTCAACCTGCCCATCCTGGAGATGCCGGGCTGGGAGGCGGACGACGTCATCGGAACGCTCGCGCAGAAGGCGAAGGCGGAGGGCTTCTGCGTCCAGGTCGTCACCGGGGACAAGGACTTCATCCAGATTGTCGACGAGGACGTGCGCCTGTTCGACCCGATGAAGGACGTGCACACCCTGCCTGCGGACGTGAAGGAGCGGCTGGGCATCGAACCGAAGCAGATGCGCGACTACCTGGCGCTCATCGGCGACGCGGTGGACAACGTGGCCAAGGTGCCGGGCATCGGCCCGAAGACGGCCACGGAGCTCATCCAGCAATTCGGCGACGTGGACACGCTGCTGTCGCGGCTGGACGAGGTGAAGAAGCCGAAGGTTCGCGAGAACCTCGCCTCGCACCGCGAGAGCCTGCTGCGCGCCCGTCAGCTGGTGAGCTTCAAGACGGACCTGCCGCTGGACGTCCGCGTGGCGGAGCTGACGCGCAAGGAGCTGGACGCCACGCGCGCCCGGGAGCTGTTCACCGAGCTGGAGTTCTACGCGCTGCTCAAGGAGCTGCCGCAGGCGGGGCAGGGCGGACCGCCGGGGGCCTCCGAGCCCGCGAAGGAGAAGCCCGCGCCGCTGCCCACCACCACGACGCTCGTCACGACGGACGAGGAGCTCAAGGCGCTGGCCCAGGCGGTGCGCGCGGCGGGCTCGGTGAGCCTGGTGCCGGCCTACGAGGGCCTGCCCTTCGCCGCGAAGCTGGTGGGCCTGGGCGTGGCCCTGCCCGACGCGAGCACCCGCTACGTGCCGCTGCGCCACGATGTCCTCGGGGCCACCCAGGTGCGCCCGGACGCCTTCGCCGCCGCCTTCAAGGCCGTGCTCGAGGACGCGGCGGTGAAGAAGGGCGGCCATGACCTCAAGGCGCTCACCCTGGTGCTCGCCAACGAGGGCATCGACCTCACGGGCGCGCACGACGACGTGGAGCTGCTCAGCTACCTGCTCAACCCCTCGCGGCGCGAGCACGCGCTGGCGGACCTGGCGCGCGAGCGGCTCGTGACCGAGCTGCCGGCGCTGCCCCCCGCGGCCGAAGGGCGGCGCGGCAAGAAGGACCGCGCGCTGGCGGACCACTCACCGGAGGAGCTGGCGCTGGGCTTCGCGGTGCGCGCCGAGGCCGCGCGCAGGCTCGCCCCGGAGCTGTGGAAGGAGCTGGACGAGGCGAAGCTCTCGGAGCTGGCCCAGAAGCTGGAGTTGCCGCTGCTGCCCATCCTCGCGCGCATGGAGCGGCGGGGCGTGAGCCTGGACACGCAGGAGCTCGCGCGCATCTCCGTGAAGGTGGACGCGGCCGTCGAGTCGCAGGTGAAGGAGGTCTACAAGCACGCCGGACGCGAGTTCAACATCGGCTCCAATCCGCAGCTGGTGCAGGTGCTCTTCACCGAGCTGAAGCTGCCCATCATCAAGCGCGGCAAGACGGGGCCGTCCGCGGACCAGGAGGTGCTGGAGAAGCTGGCCGAGGAGCACCCGCTGCCCAACGCCATCATCGAGTATCGCAGCCTGTCCAAGCTCAAGAGCACCTACCTGGACACGCTGCCCACGCTGGTGGCCGCGGATGGCCGCATCCACACCACGTACCACCAGGCCGCCACCGCCACGGGCCGCCTGTCCTCCACGGACCCCAACCTCCAGAACATCCCCGTGCGCACGGAGCTGGGTCGGGAGATCCGCCGCGCCTTCGTGGCGGCCCCGGGGCATCAGCTGGTCAGCGCGGACTACAGCCAGGTGGAGCTGCGGCTCTTGGCGCACATCGCTGAAGACGCCGTGCTGGTGGAGGCGTTCCGCAACGACGAGGACGTGCACAGCCGCACCGCCGCCGAGGTCTTCGGCGTGGCGCCGGACCAGGTGGACCGCGAGCAGCGCCGCGTGGCGAAGATGGTGAACTTCGGCATCGCCTACGGCCTGTCGCCGCACGGCCTGTCCACGCGCCTGGGCATCCCCCAGGAGACGGCGCGCGACATCATCGAGCGCTACTTCATCCGCTACGCCGGCATCCGCCGCTACCTGGACGAAACGGTCAACACCGCCCGCAAGACGGGCTACGTGGAGACGCTGTACGGTCGGCGCCGGTACATGGCGGACCTGAACTCGAAGAACCGGGGCGTGGCGCAGGCCGCCGAGCGGGCCGCCATCAACATGCCCATCCAGGGCACCGCCGCGGACCTCATCAAGAAGGCCATGCTGGTGGTGGACGAGGAGCTGCGCGCCCAGAAGCTCTCCACCGTGCTGCTCCTGCAGGTGCACGACGAGCTCCTGCTGGAGGCGCCGGACGCGGAGGTGGAGCAGGTGAAGGCGCTGGTGGCGCGCGGCATGGCGGGCGTGGCGTCGCTGAAGGTGCCGCTGAAGGTGGACGTCGGCGCGGGGCGGAGCTGGGCGGACGCCCACTGA